The window CATTAAGGTTATATTATAGTTTCAATAGGGGAGATGCAGACCAGATAGGAATGCAGGAATACTTTGTAAATTGTTTTTTAATTGGTTTAGTCTGTGGAAGAGAAGTATCGATCTAGAGGattgcgcccccccccccaggctGACCTAGTTGTCCTTGACTTGCTTCGGAAAGAAAAGACCTAATACTTGTTTACCTTGACCATGGCTACTTTCCCGCCGCCTTTCCTTCTATACTTTCCTATGTGTTATCCCGGGCATCCCTTGTCAAGCTACCTATCCCTATGAAAAAGCAAGCCTACTTACTACGTGTTTTCCTCTATTAGCAAATACGCATATACTGACCTACTCACGTGCATATCTTGCATAAATAAATCCCTTAAAAAAACTAGCCCGTATCTTCCTAGTCTTTGTTGCCAGCCCTACTCGACTATTTAGAAAAAGCTACTACTTGAATGCATACTTTTACTATTCTTGAAAGTTAAAACACACACTATTTATGAGTTTATGCCCCACCAACAGAGCAAAAGAACGCTCAAATGAGGAACTAGAATATGAAAGTGCAAAATCTCCTACCGAACAAAGAAAGCACTATATCTCATTTCAAAAAGAAGGTAAAAATTCTTCAACCTAACTCAACACAACTATATTTCGACTGTATATGTATGTTTGTAACGTGCCACAAAACCATCTTAAGATTAGACAGTTATCAATCAGCAAACGCATTGACCACATGCAAAAAATCAAGATGGATCTCCTTCCTTTTATTCGATGCTTTCCTTTTATAAGTCACTGCTATTCTTCCTTGACCCTTCTTACCTTAGCTAGATTTTGCATTTCCCTCATTACTATTCGGCTCAGTATTATCTTCACCTTTGGAATTGCTTCCACCAGAAGTAGATGACAAGTACCGTAGATGTCATAATTTCGTATATAGCAAATTCAGGTAGTAAGTAATGGAACTGTAGCATGCAAAGGGACTGTACCATGGAAATGGAGAAGAAATTTCCATCAAGTTTTTCCATTTTATGCCATATGAATAAGAGATTCCTTTTAGTTAGAAAGCTCGCGTAGTAGTTTGCTATCAAAGACCTCAGTATTCTTTTCATCCACGGTTTCCCACTTCTCTGTCTCTGGGTGAATGCCTCTACCAGAGGTTATGCGTCAGCTTGGGAAAGCCTTAAGTTATATCTTAATCTGTCTTGCAAGGTAGATTGGATCATGTCCGCGATAAAAGTTGCGGAGGAATGAAACGACGGTTTCGGTATAGGAAGAGAAAGGGATTGTGCTTTCGACCGTGGCGAGATAGGATAGACTTGGGATTCTTTCTTGGCCCTTGATTGCCAACACTTTGGGGCTGAATTAATTAATGAAACTAATAGGAAAGATTGGGATGATGAACTGGTGAGGTTCTTTCTTTCGCTGACTGACCAAGGTAATTAATTCCTTCCATTGGCCAGGCGGGTAAGCAAGGAGACGACGTTCTCATTAAAAAAATGAAATATGCCATGCCGAATTCAAAAACAGCTCCTTAAACTCCGTCATGTACCGACATCCTCTCGGCTATCATACGTCCTCCACTTATCTCTCTTAGGCATAGGCATTTCAACACATTCCTCCTTTCGAGTTGCTTGTCTGAACTTGGCTCTTTAGTAAAACGAAGGAGCTGCTAAGCTATTATTAGGTATCGATTTAGGAGCCTTTTGTCATTTCCAACTATATTATTGTGAGCATTCGGAACCCGTTCCTACGCAGTCATCAAATTGGCTGGCTTTGGACCCTCGATCGCAGCAATGAACTCAGCGTCCCACTTAACTTACTTTTGGTACTTTTGAATCTTGTCCCATCCCATAGCTTCACAAGTGAATCTACCTATGGATCCATAAAGTTGATCGTTACTTTTCAAATTCTTATTTCATGTGTCCGCCATAGCGCTTATCTATCTCCTGGTTTGATTCATCTTTGGAATGTAACCGGACATATTAAAGGCGATCCCTTGGGGCAACTCTAGGAGATTCATAAATATGGGTGATCGCCATACATGACTACCAAACAATATGCACAACATGATTTTTGACCTGTATTTACTCGCCCAACTAAGTCATAGATGCAGACTTCAAAATGCAACCTATCAAACACGCCCTTAGACTCGGTCTTTGCCTGTGGCGGCATCAACATTGATATTAACCCGACCTCGGGGCGGAGGTATCCCATTAGTAGCGGTGCACTCTCTATACCAGCCAATATCATCTTCTGTTGAACCTCTAGCTCTGCCATACAACTTTCAGCAAAacccatgagagagagagagagagagagagagagagagagagagaggggctttgGAATATATATTCATAAATAGCTTTCTTTTGAACATGTTAAATCGCCCAAACGGTGATGCCTCCATTAACTCGCAGTGGGGCAGTTTGTCCGTTAGAGAGACTATCCAATCCTTTGCTTTGATTTCCTGGGTCAGCACCTGTTCTGCTACCTCTTTTGCAGCCAATGCCCAAATGCACATTAGTAGTACATTCCACCATAGAATGCCTCCATAAGTATACCGTACACAAGGCAGCGGACATCCTGCTTCCAACTCTTTAGATTACAAACTAGCTTGCCTGCGGGCCATTGATAACAAACTACTTGGCCTCAAATTGAAGTGTTGCTGACGTTGCCGGTAGATGTCGATCCTGACCAACTTACCGAATTCTAGTCTAACATTTAAAACCAAGTTTAAGGAGTGCTGAAATTTATAAATTTGCTTTTATTGATTCAACAAAAAAGCATTCCCTTCCTCATTTGCATAAAAAGAAGCTTTGAAAAGCATCAAATCATGACATTGCACAAAGCGGTCTCTTCTACTTTTTATTGCTACAATGCAAAACAAAGTTCAGTATATTCCACATAGAAATAAGGAAAAGAGAAGGGTAACTCCCAACATCATTATCCATACTAATGTAGAATGAAGTTAGTTCCTTCCTGGCGGTACGATTTCATGCTGCCCATTATTGTGGGCAACCTGCTGAGAAAATGAAGGTCTGTGCTCTTGTACTGAAGGACCTCTCTGCATAGTTTCTCTTCGTTCAACCTGCATAGTCTCTCGTCGCCTATCATAGCGGGGACGAGGCCTACTCCTTACCTGCTGCCTCTCAGTGAACTGAAATTGTGGCCTATGAATGACTTTGCCATCTACGAAGAGATCACCTGCTTGAATAGTAGCCTAATATAAGTAAGAGCATGATAACAACATATAATTTGGGTGAGATGAAAAACAACGATAAGACGTAAGGTGCATAGGGAAGAACAGCATACATGATAGAAAATGGATTTCCTCCACTTGCAGATGTAATGATGTATATATAAGCACAAGTACTACCATCATCATAAAATATGCCTCAGAGATTAATTTAGACTTCCATAAAGACCAGAATCCCATCTTTACAAAAAAAAAAGTCCTTGCCAAACATCATGGTACATATGGAGGGCTAAGTAGTACATGTACCACATATACAAGTGGTTTTGCATTTTCTAcataatatgatcaaagtgtttaaGCCAGGTGTGGAAGTTAGTACATATGAATAAGTAACGACAAGTACTAACCTCCATAATCCTTGTTAGGCACATCCAAATATGAATCAGGTAATACCCAAAGAACTCCCGGCAATCCTTAAGTAGCAACAATAACAATCCAAAATTCAGTTGAAACATGATTTGGCAATAATATCTTGCAGAAAAGTAGAGCCACGCAATTTTCACCTTTAACTTTGTATGATAACTCCTCCGAAATCAACGCACCAAACCCTGTGTAAGTTGTAGTGCATACTGAGTAGATCTTCTTCTTTGCCTCCTCCTCACTGTTTAAAACAATTAAAATCCATATCCATTCAGTTATAACTTATTAGAGCATGAAAGTTCATTAAAAGAGCACACGTCAACCTAGAAGAATGCACTAGAAGATACACATAGCCTAAAGTTAGTAGTTAGAGTGTGAAACATAAAACTAAGAAATGGATCGATAAGGGTAAACATAATACTACATTCAAACCCCAAAAACAGATCTTCAATGATGGACAGCCTTGTGCACACAAAATTAACAAGCATTTTACTTCGTCATAGCATTTTAAATGGCTGGACTCTTATATTCTGACCAACTCCAAGTAATAAGGTGGTCCAGAAATGAAAGGCTGTTCTGTTGAGGCAACTAGATTTACTACATGATAATGATATCCCACAATTTGGGGACTAACAATCTTTGTAGTACAAGCCTACAAGGCACAAAGAGATGGCTGTCTCTTAGTCGTCAGATATGGCAGAAGAGTCATCTTTAATTTTCTTTGCTAGAGCCACAGAATCATGGCAACAAATAAACCAGAATGGTATTTGTGTTGGATACTTTTCAAACAGAGAAACCGCTCCAACAGTCTTACAACTTGGATACAGGCAAGCAGTCTTTGGACATACTTATAGGTAACCTAAAGGGCAAGCTTTTCACGCTTATAGGCCTGACATGTTCTCGTATAAGCTGGTTAATCCTTGCCATAAGTTATAGGAAATAACTACTTCCAAGGAAGGACGGCTAAGTGACTTGAGATGGGCTTGTTTAGACTTTCATTTTGTTTATTCATCTATAACTGATGGCACATAGATAACTAGAAAACCTGATTTTGAGGAAATAAACTAATCAGAAACAAACATACAGGAATACCACAATCTTAAGGATTGCACAACTACCATAGGGTACTGTTCCCGTGAGCAATTGTTATGGCTAACATGTGACAAGTCAAAGCAAGCAGCACAGCCCAGACAGCTTGTGGTAATCAGGAAACACATATTGTATTCATAGGGAAAGAGTTATAATActaggaaaagagatgtcattaatTAGAAAGTTGGAGATCAAGTGTGTTACTTAAGTTGTAAATTATACTTCTTGGATCAGCATGGACCCTGTCATCAATCAAAGAATTAAATAAACGAAGTTCCTTAAGCCTCCCATTAAATCAGAGACTTGCCTTGACACCCAATTGACAGGGGTGTGATTCAAACCCTCACTCACTCAAGCTACCCCGTTTTGAACCAACAACAGTAAAACCAGTGGTGCATTGTTTCAGACAGAATGCAAGGAGGTGGAGATGAGGGTTTGCATGATGTGCTTCTTCTATCCAACAATTAATCTGCTTTATCTCTCATTCTCTCTTCAATGTGATAGTTCTACCTAATATACCAATTAAGGGCTTCACCAAATCCAAGCAAAGCGAAGGCACATGCATAATAACCGCCAATATGGCAATTTTGGCCCAAAAGGCCACTCTAGCAGAGTGCCGAGTCACCATAATTTATGGAGGGCGCTCCATATTGGGCCAACGAGCATCCATATTTGGAGGCTATGGGCGTTGGTTTGGAGGGCGCTTCATCTGCCAACTGCTTGCATGGGAGGGAAGTTTCACCGCCGTCCTCGCCCTCCCACGCGGCCCATCTCCTCTCGCCCATGGCAACAGGAAGCATGTCAATCAATGGCGACTGCCCGCGGCCACTCCCGCCACGTTTTCTCGCCGCCCGCCCCCACTCTCCATGGCAGGATAGCTCACAGCCTCCACTTCCAACACCGCTGCCTGTAGCCACTTTCTCTCTCCTTGTGCCATGCCGCTTCCCCGTGGTTTGGCTGGGTTCCGCTCTCGGGGGAGCGGACCTTTGACGAGGAGGAAGCGTCGGAGAAGGCCGACCTCATCGCCGAGGAGCAGGAGTGGCATCGCCATGGCGCGATGGAGGATCCCGCGCAGGAGGAGTGGCCGGATTGGAATCCCAAAACACACTCCATTGTTTGGGATATCCAGCACGGCTAAGTGCAGGTCCCATATGAGCAGGCGAGGGCTCGCCCAAGCAGCTCATATCGCGCACAACGTGCTCCTCGTCGCCTTTCTGTTAAGGAGGCATGGGATGAGCGCTACGCCACCCACACCTCGGTCACCCGCCCCAGAGAAATTTCAAGCATCCTGACGCCGGGAAGGCGTTACAGGTGAAGAGGGACCGCGCCATCTGGCTCCAATACAAGGAGAAACAGACATACTTGGTGGCTGAGAGGGAGCGCATCAGATGGCGCACATTCGAAACAAACCATGCCATATTGGGGCTTGCCCTGTCTTGAAAAACTCGTCTCCAACCTCAACGACCGCCGGCATGAATGGGACGAAGGCGAGGTCACCAGACCGTCACACCACCATGCGTAGAGGACAAGTCGATTCGTCGCATATGCATGTGCACCGTGCACTGAATTCACCATCATCTTGTGGGGTGCAACTAGTTCTTCTCCCAAGAGTAGTAAAACAATGTCGCTAATCGACTTTTCTACCCCTATGTAACCACTTTGTAATGCAATGTTATCTCAAATTTTAATGTTTTATCCCTCAAATTGAGTGTGAATTTTTGAGTTGATGCAAAAAAACAGTCCGCATTATTCAATCTGGCCAAGATATGAAGGCCGCATTATGGCGACTCTGTTTCTGCGCACAgctgccgcggacacggcctccataCCCACATGCGACCGGGGATAGGGTGACTCTGCtagtgctagagttgctctaatacTGTTTGAGAGTATGAAAGATCCACCCTAGTCGTAAAAGAGCGGATATGCCTGAATTTGCATCACCCTAAGAAGCAAGGACAACGCTGGTGCTCCCGGACATACAGAATGCTTTCAAAGAATCTAAATAAAAGCAGACTGGTGAATGCAAAACCAGATTAAAAATCGATGATGTAGAAAACCAAACTAAGATATTCAATTCGATAGGGTTGACCAATAAGGCCAGAGAAGTGCGTATACCTTCCGAGCACAGCGGTGAGGGTCTTGACGTAGGCGGCTACCATATCCTCCTCCGAGGGCTTGGGGTCGGCGGGGAACTCCATGACAATGAGCCAGTGCTCGTAGTCGCAGCCATCCAGCAGGATGGTCTCCTTGGGTGGCCGGTTGCTCCAGTTCGGGGACGGGTCGTTGAGCGGAGAATACCCGGGCCTTCCCGGCAACGCCGTCTTCGCCCCCCGCGACGGCGGCGCCCACGGAGAGAGGTGGGCTGAGGACGCGGAGGCGCCGGCGCCGGTGAGGAGGAGGAAGCGACGGGGTGTCGCACGGGAGGAGAGGAGGAGCGCCGAGAGCCTGCGGCGTGTGACCGCTACAGCCGCCATGGTTGGGGAATTTGGGAAGAGTCGGACGAGGAGGGTTTgcacttttttttttttgagacagagGAGGGTTTTGCACTTGCCGTCGCAGGCTGCTGGTGCGCGAGACCGATGCGTTTCGGGCCCAGAGTTCCTGGTGCCTTGTTTAGTCTGGGCTTACTCCACGTGGATTGCCGGGGTCGTGGCCCAGTTCACGTGGGCCGTCCTAACGGGGACTGTTACACGTGTTGAAATTTGGCTGTTTGGTTTGGATCAGGGGCGCGAGAGTAGGCCGGCCCAGCTCTTCGGAGGCACAGCCTCATTTTTTTTCTCTGTTTCTATTTtcgtttattttcttttttgctttccTTTTTTGCTTTTTCTTATACTTCCAAATATTAAAAGTATATATATTAAGAAATACATTACATAAAACATTTAAAATTTTAATTTAGCATTTTAAAATATTAAATGTGTGTAGAAAAAATGTTTCCCACgtatgcaaaattatacaatgtgtatgaaaaaacttGATTATGTATTTAATAAATTAGTTAAGCAATAAAAAATGATAATAATCTATTTAAAAATGTTAAGTGTGTATAAAAATGTTTATGATATATACATTTTAAATAATGCTGATCATGTATAACAAAGTTTTAATAATATGTTTAAAGAATGGTAACCGCGTACAAaaaaatgttcctgatatatactataaatatacaatgtgtatgaaaaattaGTCATCAAACACAAAAATTCGAAAAATGTGTTAATCATCTATTCGAAAAAGGTTAAACGTGTATCgcaaaaatgttcctgatgtatacgaAAAATATAGAACATGtattaacaaatttgaacataggaATTATATTTTTTAATGTTTATcatgtttaaaaaatgttaataataTATTTATAAAATGCTAAACATGTATTAGAAATTGGTATGAGATATACCAACAATTTACAATGTGTACGAAAAAGTAGTCATCAAACACAATTTTTTAAAATCTTAAATATGTATCAAAATTGTTCCTGATGTACACATAAAATGTATAAATGTGTATGAAAAATATAGAGATGTGTTGAAGAAAacgaaataaaataaagaaaattgaagaaacaaaagaaacacataagaaagcaaagaaaaaaaatgaaaaacccaAAGAAAACCTTGAAAATCCCATGCGGAAACGAAGAAAATCCCCCAAAGAAAAATTATGAAAactaagaaagaaacaaaaaataccggcgaaatattaaaaaatagaaaaggaaaggaaaatCAGATAAATACTGAGAAAAGgacaaaaaagaaataaaagaagaaaTCAGTAAAATCTGGAATAAAATGAAGAAAATGGTGAAAACGGAATAAACGAAAAAAAAACAATGAAGAAAATGAGAAAACCACTGGAGTGGTCGACAAAGGTGGATGGACCCTGTTGGTGTCGAATTACGGGACGCTTCCTCCCTCCTCTCTCGCTGGTTCGCTTTGGCGACTAGGGTTTCGAGGCAccctgccgggggggggggggNNNNNNNNNNNNNNNNNNNNNNNNNNNNNNNNNNNNNNNNNNNNNNNNNNNNNNNNNNNNNNNNNNNNNNNNNNNNNNNNNNNNNNNNNNNNNNNNNNNNNNNNNNNNNNNNNNNNNNNNNNNNNNNNNNNNNNNNNNNNNNNNNNNNNNNNNNNNNNNNNNNNNNNNNNNNNNNNNNNNNNNNNNNNNNNNNNNNNNNNNNNNNNNNNNNNNNNNNNNNNNNNNNNATCCATTCATCGTATTGCGACTAAACTTACCAATCGTATATTAAGTAATACtaagagcgttttttacattaGTATAGTGcttaaaatgctcttatattatgggacggagggaataatAAGTAATAAATCCTTTAAATGCGAAAAGATGCACAAACTTCCTTTAATAAGTAATGCATCTGGATTTGAAAATTAAAAAATGCATCTCGATGTTCTTGTTTTTTCTCCGAATAACAATTTGCGGGAAAACGTTTACTATATTGAGCGAGGCTACGCGCCCTGCCTTCGGCCCAGACCCTGGTGGAACCGAACCAAGTAGAACGGGCCGTGCGTGCCTGCCCGTCTCACGCTCTCTTCCCCCACCCGACCCGGCGGCGACCCCCCATCCATTCCGCCGACCATGGCGACACGGCCGGAGCTGATGGACGACCTCCTCGGCGAGGTCCTCCTCCGCCTCCCACCGGACGAACCCGAGCACCTCTTCCGCGCCGCCATCGTCTGCAAGTCGTGGCTCCGCATCGTCTGCGACCCCGCCTTCCGCCACCGCTACCGCGCCTTCCACGGAgcccctcccctcctcggcctcctccacctGCTCCAGGTCCTCCAAGGAGGCCCCGCGCACCGCTTCGCCTCCACCACGTCGATGCCGGACTTCCCCTACCCGGGCTCCGACGGCGAGCACCCCACCCCCCTCGACTGCCGCCACGGCCGCGTGCTCGTCCACATGGTGCAGGGCGGGAGCCTGGTTTTCGTCGTCTCGGACCCCCTCACGGGCGACCGACGCGTCGTGCCCGCGGTGGGCTTCGATTCGCTCATCTGGACCGCCGCGGTGTTCTGCGCCGCCGATGGCTGCCGACATCTGGACTGCCAAGGCGGCCCCTTCCGCGTGGCCTTCCTGGCCACCTGCGACGATGACCGTGTCGTTAAGGCGACCGTGTACTCATCGGTGACAGGCGCGTGGAGTGCGCCAGTATGCCTCGACGATGGTTGTGAGGGCTATGCCCAGCTCAAGCGAGATGACACTGCAAAAAACCTCTACCACCTGCCCTATGTCATGCCTCGGCGAGCAGCTGTCATTGGAGATGCAGTCTACTTCACACTTCGGTCGGTTGACAAAATCCTCAAGTACAACTTGCCAAACAAGTGCTTCTCCATGATTAGCCAGCCGCCACACGATTTGGCCCCAATGGCTCTCATGGTGATGGACGACAGTTCGCTGGGGTTTGCCTGCATCAATAATTCTAGCCTTTGTTTGTGGTCAAGGAAGGTGGATTCAGAAGCGGCTGCAGAATGGGTGCAATGCAGGGTCATTGAGCTGAAGACAATTATACCAGATGTCGATCTCGATTGGGAACCATTTGTGGTTGGTTCCGCAGAGGGTGTGGGTGTCATCTTCATAAGCACAGATACTGGCTTATTCGCTGTAGAGCTAAAGTCAGGGCGAGGCAGGAAGGTTGACGAGCCCGGACAGTACTTTAGCGTCCTACCTTACATGAGCTTCTACACTCCAGGTATAGATGCTAGCCCTTGCTTCCTGTATGTATGTTTGCTTAATTAGTTCGTTGTTGTTTGTGAATAGTTAGTCATGATGCAAGTAATATGTGTTAGTTATATTTACATATGGAGCTTGCAAAGGACAATTCTCTGTGCTAGAGAAAACTTAATATATAACACAGGAAGAAATAATGTCGTTTATGTTATGAGATTTGACATGTTAAGGATCATGACCATGCATTGGTCGAATATGCACAGGAACATGTTGCTCTGAATCCTGTTACCTTGTTTCAGACTATCTTACAAAAAAATATCTGTTACTTTGTGGCATAGCTGAAGGTCACATCTCAAACTCTCAGTCTTGTAACCATTGGAATTGGTACTAGCACATAGCTCACCAAAGTGGAATGCTGACTTGGAGTTAGTTATGAGTTTTGTGCATGCTATATTTTAGATCATGGCACATTGTTATCGCTAGCAAGGATTAACTAAACAAAGTGCACTGCTGGTTTCTTTCCGAGCTGCTACTAATAAGTATCAAATCGTCTATTCTCTGTTCAGCGGTTTACATACAAATTGTGCAAGTCCTTACGATCAATTGTTGTTGTATTGTTTAATTCATCCTGATCGTAATGTCAAAAAGTTTTATGTCAGATTAATATGTGAGGCACATTTCAGTTACTGTTTGCCTAATGCTTGGCTCAGCTACTTGGAACTAAAATTCTGTGTAATCTACGTCATTTCCCTTTCATGACATTTTACTACAACTTCAATGTTGACCTGTCTTCAAAAGATCTGTCAAGTAGCAGTACCAGACTTTTTGACAAACAATAGGTGAAAACATTTATTATTCGTAAATAGATTCTGACAGGTGTGGGACTAAAAACTTGGAAACTGATGTCACGGTTTGATGTCATAAAATAGAAGTCACCTCTTGTTTCTGTGGCCATTTCTGAATTCTGGACTCAGGTCCGGTTATTCTTGTTGCATCACTTTTTTTTAGAAAGCTCTACCAGGGAGAAAAAGTGTTTGGCCTGAGCCAAAAAGAGGTTCATCCACTTCATTCACCTGAAAACCTTGTGCTATTATATGGAGCGATCCATGGGATAAAATGTCTCCTTTGCGCTGCTGTTGATTCGCCAAATAGTTGAAAGCATGAAGTGCCTGCTAGCTTAAAATAGAGATTGCTAAATATGTAGTCAACCTTGTTGATATTGTATTATCACTTTTATCTTGCTTCAGTTTTTCCGTTAAGATGCATCAAGTTACTTTCTGGCATAGCTGAATCTCACATATCACATGCAGTCTTGTAACCTTTGGGGCTAGTTATAAGTACAATGGTACACCAAATTATAAGTTCTAAGACGGACAGTTGGTTAAGAGTTTTGTGCTTGGTATTTTCTTTTCAGATCGTGGCAGATTGCTGGCGCTAGCGAAGATTCACTGATCTCTGACGTACCGCTCAATAGTGATGCATTGTGAAATGAAAAAACCCATCATCTTTAGTCTGCTGCCGTTGGCTTCTTCCAATCTACTAACACCAGGTTGTTTCGTTTCTTTTGAGGAGTTTAAGCATGAAGGGTGCAAGTCAGCTGTGACCAGTCGTGGTTGTCCTCCTTCAGTTCATCATGATAATGTGGCCAGAGAGTTGTATTTCTGTTTCTAAAGCCGGTTTCTTATCTGTTATGCAGTTTAAGTGTCAATCATGCAAGTCACCATTTTTGGCTGTGGTTGTCGTGTCAAATTCGTCCTGATCATGTCGAGCGCGAACTGTATCTCTGTTCAGC is drawn from Triticum dicoccoides isolate Atlit2015 ecotype Zavitan chromosome 6B, WEW_v2.0, whole genome shotgun sequence and contains these coding sequences:
- the LOC119320218 gene encoding uncharacterized protein LOC119320218 isoform X1, with amino-acid sequence MATRPELMDDLLGEVLLRLPPDEPEHLFRAAIVCKSWLRIVCDPAFRHRYRAFHGAPPLLGLLHLLQVLQGGPAHRFASTTSMPDFPYPGSDGEHPTPLDCRHGRVLVHMVQGGSLVFVVSDPLTGDRRVVPAVGFDSLIWTAAVFCAADGCRHLDCQGGPFRVAFLATCDDDRVVKATVYSSVTGAWSAPVCLDDGCEGYAQLKRDDTAKNLYHLPYVMPRRAAVIGDAVYFTLRSVDKILKYNLPNKCFSMISQPPHDLAPMALMVMDDSSLGFACINNSSLCLWSRKVDSEAAAEWVQCRVIELKTIIPDVDLDWEPFVVGSAEGVGVIFISTDTGLFAVELKSGRGRKVDEPGQYFSVLPYMSFYTPDRGRLLALAKIH
- the LOC119325672 gene encoding multiple organellar RNA editing factor 3, mitochondrial-like — its product is MAAVAVTRRRLSALLLSSRATPRRFLLLTGAGASASSAHLSPWAPPSRGAKTALPGRPGYSPLNDPSPNWSNRPPKETILLDGCDYEHWLIVMEFPADPKPSEEDMVAAYVKTLTAVLGSEEEAKKKIYSVCTTTYTGFGALISEELSYKVKGLPGVLWVLPDSYLDVPNKDYGGDLFVDGKVIHRPQFQFTERQQVRSRPRPRYDRRRETMQVERRETMQRGPSVQEHRPSFSQQVAHNNGQHEIVPPGRN
- the LOC119320218 gene encoding uncharacterized protein LOC119320218 isoform X2, whose protein sequence is MATRPELMDDLLGEVLLRLPPDEPEHLFRAAIVCKSWLRIVCDPAFRHRYRAFHGAPPLLGLLHLLQVLQGGPAHRFASTTSMPDFPYPGSDGEHPTPLDCRHGRVLVHMVQGGSLVFVVSDPLTGDRRVVPAVGFDSLIWTAAVFCAADGCRHLDCQGGPFRVAFLATCDDDRVVKATVYSSVTGAWSAPVCLDDGCEGYAQLKRDDTAKNLYHLPYVMPRRAAVIGDAVYFTLRSVDKILKYNLPNKCFSMISQPPHDLAPMALMVMDDSSLGFACINNSSLCLWSRKVDSEAAAEWVQCRVIELKTIIPDVDLDWEPFVVGSAEGVGVIFISTDTGLFAVELKSGRGRKVDEPGQYFSVLPYMSFYTPA